In a single window of the Raphanus sativus cultivar WK10039 chromosome 9, ASM80110v3, whole genome shotgun sequence genome:
- the LOC108826186 gene encoding uncharacterized protein LOC108826186: MGVFPGFGSWINQNSQQPLKAEAKRSENVDSEEDDFKYPDKIYFDLNDEQKQLDLWHEAEKKHPWHNASPKIKVTHENGFYHMNIEMTVGLHPELLYGYLIDPGSGTFHDLRKRRQLMQNKSRKVLFEKGPRQMMRVEKSVACNVFGVYFPISMDLIIDENRKDLMTQYKKEKVRFMKAFEGNLKVEPVFVDKERLCKKKIPMTREEYKKCSGGQGKIASKLTIDQYYKPYPPFNLPPLSWFIRGMTIKTSKILLARIQDTSIAMRTAIQFPKETASNKHEKH; encoded by the exons ATGGGTGTATTCCCTGGGTTTGGTAGCTGGATCAATCAGAACAGTCAACAGCCTCTTAAA GCAGAGGCCAAGAGATCTGAAAATGTGGACTCAGAGGAAGACGATTTTAAATATCCTGATAAGATCTATTTTGATCTAAATGACGAGCAGAAGCAACTAGATCTTTGGCATGAAGCAGAGAAGAAGCATCCATGGCATAATGCATCTCCTAAGATCAAg GTGACACATGAAAATGGTTTTTACCATATGAACATAGAAATGACCGTAGGGCTGCATCCAGAATTGCTCTACGGCTATTTGATTGATCCAGGAAGTGGTACATTTCACGATTTGCGCAAACGGCGCCAACTTATG caaaacaaatcaagaaaggTTTTGTTTGAGAAAGGTCCGAGGCAAATGATGAGGGTGGAAAAATCTGTGGCTTGTAATGTATTTGGGGTGTATTTCCCTATCTCTATGGATCTAATCATCGATGAAAACAGAAAAGATCTTATG ACGCAATATAAGAAAGAGAAAGTACGATTTATGAAAGCATTCGAGGGTAACTTAAAAGTGGAGCCTGTATTTGTAGATAAAGAACGTTTATGCAAAAAGAAGATACCAATGACTCGAGAAGAGTATAAAAAATGTAGTGGTGGCCAAGGAAAGATTGCGTCAAAACTGACAATAGACCAATACTATAAGCCATATCCTCCTTTTAATCTACCGCCGCTTTCTTGGTTCATCCGTGGGATGACCATCAAAACCTCCAAAATTCTGCTTGCACGGATTCAGGACACGTCTATTGCAATGAGAACGGCTATACAATTTCCAAAGGAGACAGCAAGTAACAAACATGAAAAACACTAG
- the LOC130499931 gene encoding calnexin homolog 1, with amino-acid sequence MMRDRQLFSAVLLILVFVSLQKLCYCDDDQTVLYESFDEAFDGRWIVSKNGDYEGVWKHEKSEGHDDYGLLVSEKARKYGIVKVLDEPLNLKEGTIVLQYEVRFQEGLECGGAYLKYLRPQEAGWTPEGFDSESPYSIMFGPDKCGATNKVHFILKHKNPKSGEYVEHHLKFPPSVPYDKLSHVYTAILKPDNEVRILVDGEEKKKANLLSGEDFEPALIPDKTIPDPEDKKPEDWDERAKIPDPNAVKPEDWDEEAPMEIEDEEAEKPEGWLDDEPEEVDDPEATKPEDWDDEEDGMWEAPKIDNPKCESAPGCGEWKRPMKKNPAYKGKWSAPMIDNPAYKGIWKPRDIPNPDYFELDRPDYEPIAAIGIEIWTMQDGILFDNILIAKDEKVAESYRQTTWKPKFDVEKEKQQAEEKAAESADGLKSYQKVVFDLLNKVADLSFLSAYKSKITELIEKAEEQPNLTIGVLVSIVVVFFSLFIKLIFGGKKVAPAATVEKKKKPEVGESSKSGDESEKKEETAAPRKRQPRRDN; translated from the exons ATGATGAGAGACCGGCAGCTATTCTCCGCCGTTTTGCTTATCTTAGTTTTCGTTTCGCTCCAGAAGCTTTGCTACTGTGACGACGATCAAACG GTGTTGTATGAATCGTTCGACGAGGCGTTTGATGGTCGCTGGATCGTTTCGAAGAATGGCGATTACGAAG GTGTGTGGAAGCATGAGAAGAGTGAGGGACATGATGATTACGGACTTCTCGTGAGCGAGAAGGCTCGTAAGTACGGTATAGTGAAGGTTCTTGACGAGCCGCTAAACCTTAAGGAAGGAACGATTGTTCTTCAGTACGAGGTTCGTTTCCAGGAAGGGCTCGAGTGTGGTGGTGCTTACTTGAAGTACCTCCGTCCTCAGGAAGCTGGATGGACACCTGAGGGATTTGATAGTGAGTCTCCTTACTCTATCATGTTTGGGCCTGACAAGTGTGGAGCTACGAACAAAGTTCATTTCATCTTGAAGCACAAGAACCCCAAGAGCGGGGAGTACGTTGAGCATCATCTCAAGTTCCCTCCCTCTGTTCCTTATGACAAGCTTTCCCATGTCTACACCGCCATCTTGAAGCCAGACAACGAGGTCAGAATTTTGGTTGatggagaggagaagaagaaggcaaaCTTACTCTCTGGAGAGGACTTTGAGCCCGCTTTGATCCCTGACAAGACCATCCCTGACCCTGAAGACAAGAAACCAGAAGACTGGGATGAGAGAGCCAAGATTCCTGATCCTAACGCCGTGAAGCCTGAGGACTGGGACGAGGAAGCGCCCATGGAGATCGAAGACGAGGAAGCTGAGAAACCGGAAGGATGGTTAGATGATGAGCCTGAAGAGGTTGACGACCCAGAGGCGACCAAACCCGAAGACTGGGACGATGAGGAAGATGGTATGTGGGAGGCTCCAAAGATTGACAACCCCAAGTGCGAGTCAGCACCAGGATGCGGTGAATGGAAGAGACCGATGAAGAAGAACCCTGCTTACAAGGGCAAGTGGAGTGCGCCTATGATAGATAACCCTGCTTACAAGGGAATCTGGAAGCCCAGAGACATCCCTAACCCTGACTACTTCGAGCTAGACAGACCTGATTACGAGCCCATTGCAGCCATCGGTATTGAGATCTGGACAATGCAAGACGGTATCCTGTTTGACAACATTTTGATAGCGAAAGACGAGAAGGTCGCTGAGAGTTACAGACAGACGACGTGGAAGCCTAAGTTCGATGTTGAGAAAGAGAAACAACAGGCGGAAGAGAAGGCTGCTGAATCTGCAGATGGTCTCAAGAGCTACCAG AAGGTAGTGTTCGATCTGTTGAACAAGGTTGCAGACCTATCTTTCCTAAGTGCATACAAGTCTAAGATCACG GAACTGATTGAGAAAGCCGAGGAACAACCAAACTTAACCATTGGTGTCCTAGTCTCCATTGTCGTAGTATTCTTCTCGCTCTTCATCAAGCTTATCTTCGGTGGCAAAAAG GTGGCGCCGGCGGCaactgtggagaagaagaagaaaccagaAGTAGGAGAGAGTTCAAAGAGTGGAGATGAGtcagagaagaaggaagaaaccGCTGCTCCCCGCAAAAGGCAACCGAGACGTgataattag
- the LOC108825271 gene encoding peter Pan-like protein, with product MKKNNNQANVDHVTGDKIPKSFVFSRTKLPGSVKQLQMDLRKLMLPYTALSLKEKKRNTLRDFLNVSGPMGVTHFLMLKKTASALSLRVARSPQGPTLTFKIHQYSLASDIAQSQLRPRCPPDLFKKTPLIVLYGFDPQEPHLLLATKMFQKIFPDLDVKTIKLSTCQRLVLMNYNKDTKLIDFRHYSLRLQPVGVSRRLRKFVEKHEVPDLRNLQDVSDFLTKAGYGLESEGDEEAATVTLSSDLRRVNRGSTKSAVKLQEIGPRMTMQLVKVEEGLCSGEIMFDESENVDETTAKKTQNEDEDEEGEEGSEEEGEEGNEEDMDEDDVED from the exons atgaagaagaacaacaatCAAGCCAACGTTGATCACGTGACTGGTGACAAGATCCCAAAAAGCTTCGTCTTTTCGAGGACCAAGCTCCCCGGCTCTGTCAAACAGCTTCAGATGGATTTGAGGAAGCTCATGCTTCCCTACACTGCTCTCAGTCTTAAG gagaagaagaggaacaCTTTAAGAGACTTTTTGAATGTATCAGGACCGATGGGTGTTACTCATTTCCTTATGCTGAAGAAAACAGCCTCTGCTTTGTCTCTAAGAGTAGCGAGATCACCTCAGGGTCCTACTCTGACGTTCAAGATTCATCAGTATTCGTTAGCTTCGGATATAGCTCAGTCTCAGCTTCGGCCTAGATGTCCTCCTGATCTTTTCAAAAAAACCCCTTTG ATTGTACTTTATGGATTTGACCCTCAGGAGCCGCATCTGTTGCTAGCTACCAAAATGTTTCAGAAAATATTCCCAGATCTTGATGTCAAGACA ATCAAGCTCTCCACGTGTCAGAGATTAGTACTCATGAACTACAACAAAGACACAAAACTCATTGATTTCCGGCATTATTCCCTAAGGCTTCAGCCTGTAGGAGTGTCTCGAAGGCTCAGGAAGTTTGTGGAGAAGCATGAGGTTCCTGATCTTAGGAATCTTCAGGATGTTAGTGACTTTCTCACCAA ggCTGGGTATGGATTAGAGAGCGAAGGAGATGAGGAAGCGGCGACGGTGACACTGTCATCTGATCTACGCAGAGTGAACAGGGGGTCCACAAAGAGTGCGGTGAAGCTGCAAGAGATTGGACCGAGGATGACTATGCAGCTAGTTAAAGTGGAGGAAGGGTTGTGTTCGGGAGAAATCATGTTTGATGAATCTG AAAATGTGGATGAAACTACAGCCAAGAAGACGcaaaatgaagatgaagatgaagagggTGAGGAAGGTAGtgaagaagaaggtgaggaGGGTAATGAAGAAGACATGGATGAAGATGATGTTGAAGATTAA
- the LOC108823938 gene encoding inositol polyphosphate multikinase beta-like → MLKVPEHQVAGHIAKDGKLGPLVDDQGIFYKPLQGDARGENEAKFYESFSSNKNVPDNIRGYFPAYHGVQLVEASDGSGQLPHLALEDVVSGYVKPSVMDVKIGSRTWYPDVSEEYFNKCIKKDRETTTVSLGFRVSGLKVFDHEESGFWRPDKRVVLAYKVDGARTALRKFVSSNPLADSVVPDCAFASEVYGGSNGILTQLLELKAWFETQTLYHFNSCSILMVYENDESVDDAPRRARVKLVDFAHVLDGNGVIDHNFFGGLCSFIKFIKDIVESSENCCENGH, encoded by the coding sequence ATGCTCAAGGTCCCTGAACACCAAGTCGCCGGTCACATCGCCAAAGACGGGAAGCTAGGTCCCCTCGTAGACGACCAAGGCATCTTCTACAAGCCCCTTCAAGGCGACGCACGCGGCGAAAACGAGGCCAAGTTCTACGAGTCCTTCTCCTCCAACAAGAACGTTCCAGACAACATCCGTGGCTACTTCCCTGCGTACCACGGCGTTCAGCTGGTTGAAGCGTCTGACGGATCAGGCCAGCTTCCGCATTTGGCTCTCGAAGACGTCGTCTCCGGTTACGTGAAGCCTTCTGTTATGGACGTTAAGATCGGGTCTAGGACGTGGTACCCTGATGTGTCGGAAGAGTATTTCAACAAGTGTATAAAGAAAGATAGAGAGACCACCACGGTTtctttggggtttagggtttcgggTTTAAAGGTTTTCGACCACGAGGAGTCCGGGTTCTGGAGACCGGACAAGAGGGTCGTTCTGGCCTACAAGGTTGATGGTGCTAGAACGGCTCTAAGGAAGTTTGTCTCGTCGAACCCGCTCGCTGACTCGGTGGTACCTGACTGTGCATTTGCGTCAGAAGTTTATGGAGGTTCTAACGGGATCTTGACGCAGCTGTTGGAGCTCAAGGCTTGGTTTGAGACGCAGACGCTTTACCATTTCAACTCTTGCTCGATCTTGATGGTTTATGAGAATGATGAATCAGTTGATGATGCGCCAAGGAGGGCGCGAGTGAAGCTGGTGGATTTCGCGCATGTTCTTGATGGAAACGGTGTTATTGATCATAACTTCTTCGGTGGACTCTGCTCTTTCATTAAGTTCATCAAAGATATAGTTGAGAGCTCAGAGAATTGCTGTGAAAATGGGCACTAA
- the LOC108823936 gene encoding protein ORANGE, chloroplastic has protein sequence MSCLGRILSVSYPPDPYGSRFSVSKLSSLRPNRRLRWRFTALDSDSSSLDSDSSDKFAAGFCIIEGPETVQDFAKMQLQEIQDNIRSRRNKIFLHMEEVRRLRIQQRIRNTELGIVDEEQEHELPNFPSFIPFLPPLTAANLRVYYATCFSLIAGIILFGGLLAPTLELKLGIGGTSYKDFIQSLHLPMQLSQVDPIVASFSGGAVGVISALMVVEVNNVKQQEHKRCKYCLGTGYLACARCSSTGALIVAEPVSAIAGGNHSVSTSKTERCSNCSGAGKVMCPTCLCTGMAMASEHDPRIDPFL, from the exons ATGTCTTGTTTGGGTAGGATCTTGTCTGTTTCCTACCCACCTGATCCGTACGGCTCCCGTTTTTCAGTGTCGAAGCTATCTTCACTTAGGCCAAATCGAAGGCTGAGATGGCGTTTCACGGCCTTGGACTCAGACTCTTCCTCTCTCGATTCTGACTCCTCCGACAAATTCGCTGCCGG CTTTTGTATCATAGAAGGACCTGAAACAGTACAGGACTTTGCCAAAATGCAATTGCAAGAGATTCAAGATAACATTAGAAGCCGACGAAACAAGATCTTCTTGCACATGGAAGAG GTACGGAGGCTAAGAATACAACAAAGGATTAGAAACACAGAGCTTGGCATCGTAGACGAAGAGCAAGAACACGAGTTACCTAACTTCCCGTCCTTTATCCCATTCTTGCCTCCATTG ACTGCTGCCAATTTGAGAGTGTATTACGCAACTTGCTTCTCACTCATCGCTGGGATCATCCTATTTGGTGGCCTACTAGCTCCTACT CTAGAGCTGAAGCTAGGTATAGGAGGCACGTCATATAAAGATTTCATTCAAAGCCTTCATCTACCTATGCAATTGAG TCAAGTAGACCCAATAGTAGCGTCCTTCTCCGGAGGAGCTGTTGGTGTGATCTCAGCTTTGATGGTAGTTGAAGTCAACAACGTGAAGCAGCAAGAGCACAAGAGATGCAAATACTGTCTAGGAACTG GGTATCTAGCATGTGCTCGTTGCTCTAGCACAGGTGCTCTTATTGTAGCTGAACCGGTCTCAGCTATTGCTGGAGGGAATCATTCTGTGTCAACATCCAAAACCGAAAGATGTTCAAACTGTTCTGGTGCTGGAAAG GTGATGTGTCCGACATGTCTGTGCACAGGGATGGCTATGGCTAGCGAGCACGACCCTCGTATCGATCCTTTCCTTTGA